From a single Hymenobacter sp. YIM 151500-1 genomic region:
- a CDS encoding glycosyltransferase: protein MKLLVLLSRFPYPLDKGDKLRAFHQLRHLAQRHQICLFALSDEPVAEDEYAAVAPWCAGGLHVHRLHKPGIAAGMSQALARGLPLQVGYFYDPAAQRRLDALVQEFRPDHVYCQLIRMAHYLRAYAGRLPMTLDYMDVFSKGMLRRAATAPRWQRPVFALEGRRLLRYEAAAFSWFRHHTIISDQDRQLIQHPRRHDLHVVLNGIDTDFFQPQPAAAKTHELLFCGNMSYHPNVDAAVFLAEEVLPLVRHQHPQARLLVAGTTPAARVQALASEAVTISGWIEDIRTAYAAARTFVAPMRVGTGLQNKLLEAMAMQLPCVTTPLANNALRGQPGHDLLIGTTAQELADHLSHLLTHLGSAAELGQRGRAFVQAHYNWDAATRQLETLFER from the coding sequence ATGAAGCTGCTCGTGCTCCTGTCGCGGTTTCCGTACCCTTTGGATAAGGGCGACAAGCTGCGGGCGTTTCATCAGCTGCGCCACCTGGCCCAGCGCCACCAGATTTGCCTGTTTGCCTTGTCCGATGAGCCGGTGGCGGAAGACGAGTACGCGGCCGTGGCGCCCTGGTGCGCGGGCGGCCTGCACGTGCACCGCCTGCACAAGCCCGGCATTGCGGCGGGCATGAGCCAGGCCCTGGCCCGCGGCCTGCCCTTGCAGGTAGGCTACTTCTACGACCCCGCCGCCCAGCGCCGCCTCGATGCCCTCGTGCAAGAGTTCCGGCCCGACCACGTGTATTGCCAGCTCATTCGCATGGCCCACTACCTGCGCGCCTACGCCGGCCGCCTGCCCATGACCCTCGACTACATGGATGTGTTTTCCAAGGGCATGCTGCGGCGGGCGGCCACGGCTCCGCGCTGGCAGCGGCCGGTGTTTGCCCTGGAGGGCCGCCGCCTGCTGCGCTACGAGGCTGCCGCCTTCAGCTGGTTTCGCCACCACACCATCATCTCCGACCAGGACCGCCAGCTTATCCAGCACCCGCGCCGCCACGACCTCCACGTGGTGCTCAACGGCATTGACACGGATTTTTTTCAGCCCCAGCCCGCCGCCGCAAAAACCCATGAGCTGCTGTTTTGCGGCAATATGAGCTACCACCCCAACGTGGACGCGGCCGTATTTCTGGCCGAGGAAGTGTTGCCCCTGGTGCGCCACCAGCACCCGCAGGCCCGGTTGCTGGTGGCCGGCACCACGCCCGCGGCCCGGGTGCAGGCCCTGGCCTCGGAAGCCGTGACCATCAGCGGCTGGATAGAGGATATCCGGACGGCCTACGCGGCGGCGCGCACGTTTGTGGCGCCCATGCGCGTGGGCACAGGCCTGCAAAACAAGCTGCTGGAAGCCATGGCCATGCAGCTGCCCTGCGTGACAACGCCCCTGGCCAACAACGCTCTGCGCGGCCAGCCCGGCCACGACCTGCTCATCGGCACCACGGCCCAGGAGCTGGCCGACCACCTCAGCCACCTGCTCACGCACCTCGGCTCCGCCGCCGAGCTAGGCCAGCGCGGCCGCGCCTTCGTGCAAGCGCACTACAACTGGGACGCCGCCACCCGCCAGCTGGAGACGTTGTTTGAGAGGTGA
- a CDS encoding glycosyltransferase family 4 protein, which produces MHILQLCPRVPYPPHDGGAIAMYDVAAGLARAGHRVTVLALNTPKHHQLTTVLDHLGPNVSLVTVDVDTRLSPVKALRNLLFSHLPYNVERFVSEEVKAKLVELLAQEQFDVVQMEGTFVAWYARYWAGGAQRGQHVPPVILRAHNLEYTIWEQLARNAGNPLKKWYLRQLAARLKQFENWMLCRFDAIAAITETDQQRLSALGAHPAIEFIPAGVDLSRFQPDPAIRPKPRTLFMLGSLNWLPNLEGLDWFLREVWPEARRRYPELELHLAGKDTPERIRQLQVPGVTVHGFVESAAQFMQTYDLMLVPLLSGGGMRIKIIEGMALGKCILSTRLGAEGIHVRSGHDIVLADSPAEWLDCLGRYYRGELGPAAIGQEAARTAARLYDNRRVVERFLDLYSSVQGRAATEGRTPAEPLTSGLRP; this is translated from the coding sequence GTGCACATTCTTCAGCTTTGTCCGCGCGTGCCGTATCCGCCCCACGATGGGGGCGCCATTGCCATGTACGACGTGGCGGCTGGCCTGGCCCGCGCCGGCCACCGCGTTACGGTACTGGCCCTCAACACCCCCAAGCACCACCAGCTCACCACCGTACTGGACCACCTGGGGCCCAACGTGAGCCTGGTGACGGTGGATGTAGATACGCGCCTGTCGCCGGTGAAAGCCCTGCGGAATCTGCTCTTCAGCCACTTGCCCTACAACGTGGAGCGGTTCGTGAGCGAGGAAGTGAAGGCGAAACTGGTCGAACTGCTGGCCCAGGAGCAGTTTGATGTGGTGCAGATGGAAGGCACGTTCGTGGCTTGGTATGCAAGGTATTGGGCGGGCGGGGCCCAACGTGGGCAGCACGTACCGCCCGTAATATTGCGCGCCCACAACCTGGAGTACACGATTTGGGAGCAGCTGGCCCGCAATGCGGGCAACCCATTGAAAAAATGGTATCTGCGTCAGCTAGCCGCGCGGCTCAAGCAGTTCGAGAACTGGATGCTGTGCCGCTTCGACGCCATTGCCGCTATTACCGAAACCGACCAGCAGCGCCTGAGCGCACTAGGCGCTCATCCAGCCATCGAGTTCATTCCGGCCGGCGTCGACCTGAGCCGCTTCCAGCCCGACCCCGCCATTCGGCCCAAGCCGCGCACCTTGTTTATGCTGGGCTCCCTGAACTGGCTGCCTAACCTAGAAGGGCTCGACTGGTTTTTGCGGGAAGTGTGGCCCGAGGCCCGGCGGCGCTACCCCGAGCTGGAACTGCACCTGGCCGGCAAAGACACGCCCGAGCGAATCCGGCAGCTCCAGGTGCCCGGCGTTACGGTGCACGGCTTCGTGGAGTCGGCGGCCCAGTTTATGCAAACCTACGACCTGATGCTGGTGCCCTTGCTGAGCGGGGGCGGAATGCGCATCAAAATCATTGAAGGCATGGCCCTGGGCAAGTGCATCCTTAGCACCCGCCTCGGCGCCGAGGGCATCCACGTGCGCTCCGGCCACGACATTGTGCTGGCCGACTCCCCGGCCGAGTGGCTGGATTGCCTGGGCCGCTACTACCGCGGCGAGCTGGGCCCAGCGGCCATCGGGCAGGAAGCCGCCCGCACCGCGGCCCGCCTCTACGACAACCGCCGCGTGGTGGAGCGCTTCCTCGATTTGTACAGTAGTGTGCAAGGCCGCGCCGCCACTGAGGGCCGCACCCCGGCCGAGCCGCTTACCTCCGGCCTGCGTCCATGA
- a CDS encoding potassium channel family protein, translating to MPSLPRFTSFLYTRAIWRRFALTRFVGALALTALSLVVGVGGFMWVEGYSLLEAFYMTMITVSTVGFGEIRPMSPAGRLFVSLYIFFNLLMLAYLLSVLTTYIFDGGLRTMFAMLRNDQEIRALRQHIIVCGFGRNGRKAYHELRANGAQVVIVEQSEELVKDATEGTGEAIMAVFGDATLDETLRAAGVERARALITALPKDADNVFVALTARELSPGITIVARASLKSSEPKLLRAGADSVVMPDEIGGSHMANLIMRPEVIRFLDMISGLGPNKLRLEELSSSELRPELRSLSIRELDVRSRTGATVIGLKHQGGDFTVSPPADLVPAPGDVLLFLGTDAQILTLLQLFRAG from the coding sequence TTTGCCCTGACCCGCTTTGTGGGGGCGCTGGCCCTCACGGCCCTGAGCCTGGTGGTGGGCGTGGGCGGCTTTATGTGGGTGGAAGGCTATTCCCTGCTCGAGGCCTTCTACATGACCATGATTACCGTTTCGACGGTGGGCTTCGGCGAGATTCGCCCTATGTCGCCGGCGGGGCGGCTGTTTGTGTCGCTCTATATTTTCTTTAACCTGCTGATGCTGGCCTATCTGCTGTCGGTGCTGACCACCTACATCTTCGACGGCGGCCTGCGGACCATGTTTGCCATGCTACGAAACGACCAGGAAATCCGGGCCCTGCGCCAGCACATCATCGTGTGCGGCTTTGGGCGCAACGGCCGCAAGGCCTACCACGAGCTGCGGGCCAACGGCGCCCAGGTGGTGATAGTAGAACAAAGCGAAGAGCTGGTGAAAGATGCCACCGAGGGCACCGGCGAGGCCATTATGGCCGTGTTCGGCGACGCCACCCTCGACGAAACCCTGCGCGCGGCCGGTGTGGAGCGGGCCCGCGCCCTTATCACGGCCCTGCCCAAAGACGCCGACAATGTATTCGTGGCCCTGACGGCCCGCGAGCTAAGCCCCGGCATCACCATCGTGGCGCGGGCCAGCCTCAAAAGCAGCGAGCCGAAGCTGCTGCGCGCCGGCGCCGACTCGGTGGTGATGCCCGACGAAATCGGGGGCTCCCACATGGCCAACCTGATTATGCGGCCCGAGGTAATCCGGTTTCTGGACATGATATCGGGCCTGGGCCCCAACAAGCTGCGGCTGGAAGAGCTAAGCAGCTCGGAGCTGCGCCCCGAGCTGCGCAGCCTCAGCATCCGGGAGCTGGACGTCCGCTCCCGCACCGGGGCCACGGTCATCGGCCTCAAGCACCAGGGCGGCGACTTCACCGTGAGCCCGCCCGCCGACCTGGTGCCCGCCCCCGGCGACGTCCTCCTCTTCCTCGGCACCGACGCCCAAATCCTGACCTTACTCCAGCTGTTTCGGGCAGGGTAG